AAAGAGTTGAGAGTTGATGAGAAAGAGGGAAAAGATTTCTTAAGAGATGGAAATATATTTGAACTTTTAGATATTGATATAGAAGATATAGTAGAAAATTTAAATCCTAGTATTTCTTTAACTGAGAGTATAAAAGGGGATTTCTATTTTGAGAATAAAGTCCTCTATATTGAGAAATATAATCTTAAAATAGATTGTGAAAAAGATGAAAGAATAAATTTTATAAATAATAAAGGAGCAGATATTTTAAGAGAGTTAATGAAAAACTATACTGTTACTTTTGGAGGAAGAGAACTTTTTGAAAGATTAGCTAAATATAAAAATGATGAGAGTGAATTGGCAAGAAGTAATAGATTTAGAAAAAATTTAACAGTATTGAAAAATAAAGCTAAAGATTTTAATAATCATTTGAAAGAGATAGGAAGAGAGGAAGGAATAGAGTTAGGAGAGTTGATACTTTATCAAAAAATTGAGGAAAAGGAGAGTAACTATTCACATCAATTTCAAATAAATCCTAAATTCTATACACTAGTCTAGGGGGAGTAATGAAATTAGTAAAGATAATACTAAAAAGTAATGAAAAATTTGAAAATAGAGATGCAGAGAAATTAAGAGGGTATTTTGGAAGATTATTTCAAGAAAATATACTTTTCCATAATCATAAAGATGATTATAATTTCAATTATGATTTTTCATTTATACAGTATAAAGTAAAGAATGGGGAATTTTTAATAGTTGGAATAGATAAGGGAGGAGATATTCTTTTAGAGAAGATAGAAGATATAAGAGAGATAGTTATAGAAGATAGAAAAATAGAGATAACTCCAGAAATAAATATCTCTTTTCCTCAGTTGAAAGTAGATGATGAGAAAAAATATAGATATAGATTTGAGACAATATGGTTAGCTCTCAATGATAAAAACTTTTTGAGATATAAAGTTGGAGAGTTTGATTTAAATAAGCAGTTGGCAAATAATATCTTAGAATTTTTTAAAATGTGTGGAATTAGAGTAGAAAAAAGAGTAGAGGTAGTAGGAGAGTTTCAAGAGCTTAAACTTAGACAAAAAGATACTACTATCTTGGGATTTGTAGGAGAGTTTGTAACAAATGCCTATCTTCCAGATAATATATCTCTAGGGAAAAGAAAGAGTATAGGTATGGGTAGAATAAAAAGGAAAGGGGAGGTTTAGATGGTAAGGTTACAAGATGATAAAGAGAGAGTTATCTTAGGTGGATTACTACATGATATAGGGAAATTTATAGGTAGAAGTGAAAAATATATGTCTCAATGTCATATAGGAAAGAAACATCCACATCTTTCTTGGTGGTTTATAAAATTTTTAGAAGAGAAAAAAGTAATAGAAGAGGATAGAGTTTTAGAAGAGTTGGTTTTAAAACACCACGAGGGGAACTTTTTTTCAGAAGATATAAATGTAGCAGGATTGGAAGATAAGTATCTAAGAAGATTAGCATATATAGTAGCAAGAGCTGACAACTATTCTTCAGCAGAGAGAAATGAAGATGAGATGAAAATGAGACCTTTTACAAAGGTACCTCTAGATTCTATTTTTGGAAATATAGATATAGGAAGAGGGAAGGATAGAGAGAGTAAAAAAAGATATAAGTTAAAAGAGTTTTTATTTGGAAATATTTTTCCTATGGAGTTTGAAGAAAACTCTCAAGAGGAACTAAATCTTTTAATAGAAAAATTTTTAAAAGAGGTAGAGAAGATAGAGACAGAGAGTTTTAAAGTGTTGTACACCACTCTATTAGAATTGATAAGAAAATACTGTTGGAGTATACCGTCAGATACTCAAAAAGAGATTTGTGATTTATCACTATATGACCACTTAAAAACTACTTCGGCTATATCTTTGGCAACTTATAATTATGTTAAAGATCTAAGGGGAAGTATAGAAAAGGCAACAGATGCTGATATAAAAAATGCTAAATTAAAAGATTATTTTCTTTTAATAGCTGGAGATATATCTGGTATTCAGAACTATATTTTTAATCTAGAGAGTACAGAAGGAGCAGGAAAAAGAATAAGATTTCGTTCTTTCTTTATAAAAATTTTTACTAATATGATAGCTTACAAAATAATAGAAGAATTAGACTTAGAAGTTGGAAATATAATAATCTCATCAAGTGGAAAATTCTATATCTT
Above is a window of Fusobacterium mortiferum ATCC 9817 DNA encoding:
- a CDS encoding CRISPR-associated endonuclease Cas6, producing the protein MKLVKIILKSNEKFENRDAEKLRGYFGRLFQENILFHNHKDDYNFNYDFSFIQYKVKNGEFLIVGIDKGGDILLEKIEDIREIVIEDRKIEITPEINISFPQLKVDDEKKYRYRFETIWLALNDKNFLRYKVGEFDLNKQLANNILEFFKMCGIRVEKRVEVVGEFQELKLRQKDTTILGFVGEFVTNAYLPDNISLGKRKSIGMGRIKRKGEV